The DNA segment ATTGAACTTGGACACAAGGACAAATTGTTTGAAGGTGAACCGGTGGACAAAGTAAGCTGTCAACGCCTTGTGGGAAAGCTTATCTACCTGTCACATACTCGTCCAGATATTGCTTTTGCAGTGAGTCTAGTGAGTCAATACATGCATTCACCATGCCAAGGTCACCTTGATGTTGTGTACAGAATTCTGAGATACTTGAAACAAACTCCGAGTAATGATTTATTCTTTAAGAAAACTAATGATCGTGGAGTAAAAACATTCACTGATGTAGATTGGGCTGGATTCATCGATGATAGAAAATCGACATCTGGATATTGTACATCTGTATGGGGAAACTTAGTGACTTGGCGCAGCAAGAAACAATCTGTTGTTGCAAGAAGTAGTGCGGAATCAGAGTATCGGGCAATGGCTAACGGAGTATGTGATCTTATTTGGATACGAAGAGTGATGAAGGAGCTAAACATGGAGATTGAAGGGCCAATGGTGATGTATTGTGACAATAAATCAACCATCAGCATTGTCCATAAGCCTGTTCACCATGATAGAACCAAGCACATCGAAGTTGATATAGACATTTCATCAAAGAAAAATTGGAACAAGGCATGATTAAGGTGGAATATGTTCCtacaactcatcagttggctGATGTGCTAACAAAGGGGCTGCCAAAGCACTTACATGAATATCTTGTAGGCAAGCTTGGACTCATCAATATCtatagccaagcttgagggggcgtgtatatttagtaatatttgtGATGTAGATTTAGTCAATATTTGTGAATATTTGATCTCTATTTTGTAGATTTAAATATCGTTTAATTTTTGGTAGGATATCTTTTGTTATCCCTAATTTAAGGGATTTTGTAATACCTAGGGTTATATATATCTGTACAATTCTGGAGGAATAATATACGATTAATTTTCTCTCTTATCTTTTCTACAattatcgagtagctcgcgagctactcgaacaCACATATTtaatactcgagctcgagctcgtgCGTAAAGTGTACTTTCTATCATAAATTGTCTACAAGAACTACAACACAAAACAACATATTTATTGTGAGGAACGGATATTTTTAGCGTATTTATGACCGTTGAAATTGATGCTTATAAATAGTCTTGAAGATCAGTCGAGTAATATCTCGAATTTTCTACGAACTATTGTTATCGATTGAACAAGCTTTCAGTCACATTTTCAAGATCACAAGTTTTTCGACAACTGATAAAACACATTCTCAAAGTTTTATATTTGATCAAGATAAGATCATTTTTGtgctaagctatcaaagtgTAATCTTTGTAAACATTCAATAAGTCAAGGACTATTCATTATATTTATGTTGAGTGCTAGGAGTATCATTCGATGCAGTGTTAAGTCTTGACTGAATCGGGGTCTTGCAAATCACTTGTAATACCCAAATATTCTAGAGAAAACTTTTCCAAAATAatgaaggggtgacgtaggaatCGTTAATCTCCGAACATCTAGAAATATCTTTTGTGTTCTTATCATTCCATTCGAGCCATATGTTTCAGTGTTCTATGTGTCAGATAGCATTTTCCGCACATATTGTTGGCTAATTGATATCGAAATTCAAGAAATAGCAAGTAGTTCAGTTGACACTTCAACTGAACAAATCATTTGTagcataaatttttttgaagtgTCTATTCACCCCCTACACACGTTCAATCGATCcaacaaatattttagaatatATTCAGTacacatttaatttaattttgatgGTGTATAAATGTAGTACTTTAATATTAAttcattaataaaaaaaactattttgtgATGGTTTCGCGAGCTAATTTTTTGAGATCGGTCTCCTACTTGACttctttcataaaaatatattattttttatgtcaaaagcgAGGGTCTTTTATAAGACGATTTTAAGGATATTTATGAATGATACGAATCGATATATAGGGTGAAAAGTCAAACTTTTAGCTTAAAAAtaaggaaaaataagtttttcgatatgggttttggtacactaaatttatattttcagtgttttttgttccaactgcatacgtgttagcttttgattggtccacgtcatcattttgaaccaatcaaaagttgacacgtatgcagttcgacaaaaaaatactgaaaatgcaaattagtgtaccaaaacaaCCTcagaaaagttaatggaccaaaaccaaaacaaagacaagttaatggaccaaaaaaattatttttcctaaaAAGAATATGTTTTCATGGTTCGGGTCAAATAAGGTATATCATAAAATTTAACCGGGAGATGGTTTCACGAGAATTTTTTTCTATGTCAAAAGTATTTACTATATATGGATCGAGTCTACTCGTCATGCGAGAGACATaccttattaattaattaactaactAACTTAAAAATATGCTTCCAAATTTTACGTTGTACATATGACCAAATCCAAGATGAAAgtagttttcaaaaaaaatccaTGATGAAAGTTCATTACTATACCGAATTTCATCTGGTGAAATTATTATATGCATGAGGTCCGTTGGTCAAAGTCCATTCAAATGAAATCATTAATGAATAAttagaatttgaaattttgaaacaagacaagatattatatatattgttaaaCTAAGCAATAAATTTTACGTTCTATGACTATTACCAAATCCAAGTTgaaattaattagttatttaACTAAGTAATCGAGAATTCAATTATTGCTCTATAAGCGTGCagtaaacaaaatattaaatggTTATGGATATGCCATATATTGTTATATATTAgtgtatatataattttttttggagttaaagaaattaatatataaatgatTGCAAATTTATTACATTAAATTTAAGAAGTACTCTTTGGTGGTGAATTTCgttgagattatttaatttataattagccaaaataattttttgagtAGATTAATTATTTGGTTTTGAGACGGTCGACTCAACCGATCCATATcgtgaaaattaatattttaaagattcGAGTCCAATCCAAAATCATCTTACAAAATTCATTCGCGAGACGATCTCATAAGAGTTTTTGTGTTCGGTTTTAGCTTTAATTGTATGCATAATTGTTATTCTCAAGGTTTCAAAAAACTCTAGGTGGTAGGCATGCGATCACCCACTGTCTAGCACTCAAGCATTCAATTTTTATAGAATAGTATATATAGGTTATATAAAGAATACAAATAAATCACACGTTAATTATTCTTAATGTATTCTTACTGTTTTAGTAAACATTTATTTATTGCCTTCTCTTCGAGGCTCTTTCTAGAAGCAAATAGCTATAGTTGAAAGGTTTTTCTCTTCAAATTAACTTAAACTATAAATTTTGCTAATTATCCGCCCCAACAGCAACAGAAAACAAATATTAATAACGCAAAAGTAGAATAATTAaagttaaaatttattaaatgaattgaaacaaaaaattaataaatcagattaaataaaacaagaagacatttaaaaatatatttattttacataaatACTATACTGTATATTAATATAACTGCAACATGACAAGGAATTCTCCAATATACATGTTACAGTTAGTATCACGGACTACTATGTGGAATGATTTCAATAATTTAGATACTTAAGTTAATCAGAAGTAGAAAGGGTCAAACATGTACTTAAATAGCAGTGATTTAAGGGATTTTGTTTTACATTAATTATTCATTGATTTAATGAGGCATATTAATACATACGTGTGagcataatatttatatatataaaataatataatgttattataattttatggtatataattaatttaacttgtaaaaagggaaaatgatataaatatagaaatatctaaaatatataaagtgttgattaatttttatataagaaGATATTAAAGATATAAAATTAGGGAGAATAAAAGTGACGGAAATTTAAAGGTATAAAAAAAGTTATGatgatgctacatgtacacagaGCATTACACGTTTTGTTACACATTACACTTGAAATCACCAAATTATCCATCCATTTTATGTGAAAAAactctttcaaaaatatatcaaggataattatgtaatttcaagtgtaaTGTATAACTCAACGTGTAATTCTCTGTGTACGTGTAGCATTTTCCAAAAAGGTATAGAAGGTTTCAACATCACACCAaagtaattaataattaatattaggaCGTTTAACTTTCATATATACGATTGATCATCATACTATGCGTTATGATCGAAACCGTATTTCTTTCATATATAGGATTGATCATCATACTATACGTTATGATCGAAACCGTATTTAGATGATgtgaataaataattttaaaaatattttgagacttTATCAGATTGGTAATTATTGAACCGAGTTACCAATTTaataatgtgttttttttttcttggcaGAATTGTTTGTGCAAGTGCTGAacaatcagtgcagaaattacTTGCAACAATATAGTAACCCGAAATCTGTTTTACGTGTTTAAATGGATAAACATATTTagaataagtaaaacatgatttagagattttaatatgataaaacCAAGTGGAGAAACGTCTCTGAGATATCCGAAAATGGTTCAAAGAATCTTAGGCACCCGAGTAGTTCGGAAGCACCAAACTGGCTAGCTTGAGTTCGGACGCAGAGGGTCAATTCGGAACGTCTGAACGTGAATTCAGAAGATCCGATCATAGTCAGGCCAAGAATATTTGAGGTGTCAAGATGTTGTTGTCATGTAGCCACATGAAGGAGTTCGGAAGGTCTGAACCCATGATCGGAGGTTCGAATGCAGCTATGCAGTGAGGTGCCAAAATGCCATTGACACGTGGGATCCATGCGAGTCCGAAAggtccgaactcaggatcggagctttcgatcgtgctctataaataggggttgaATTTCTCATAGTTGTTATGTGTTTGAATGTgtggatttcgaaatcagtgTATATTATTAGTGTTAGTCTTATGCTCGAGGACGGGACGATAGCGAGCTACTACGGGGCTTGTAGTGGAGCTGTGCCATAGTTAGGACTTTCGACATCAGCAGTCTAATGATGAACGCAGGTATAGTTCGAGATCCTTAGTAGTATTagtgagtatctattagcttatttAAGGTTTTTAGATCAGAATTGGTGATATGTAATTATCTTGTCTTGCAATGATCGACTGTAGATGCTTATACATCTAGGCCATTTGTTGAGACACGTAAGTGATGACTGAGATAAcagagtatgcatgcttatatgttgtattttatgtaCCATGATCCATATTTTACTGCTttatatattatgttgcatatGTATATTCATGTTCAACCATATCTTTTTCGAGATAGTCTTTTTAGTAGGGTCTCTctccgtgatcacctactaatcagaagcttaagcatgaaataaaattaattaaacaaaatcaaaaaatacCACAGGGGAAATCATAACATTATTACAAACCCAAAGAAAGGAATATGCAAATAATGAATTTAGTACAACCATATCCAATAAATCCTTAGTACCAAATTAACCAGAACAGAAACAACCCTGCTGAAACAAAACTCCTCAGCAGCTGCTACACCGTACACCTAAGATCTCCCAGCATCTCCTGAACTGTCCAACCTAAGACCTGCCTCATGGAATGGGATGTCCAAAACAAATCGAGGACGTGAGAAATAAAAGtactcagcacgagagtatgagtatacaattaCTATATGAGCATGAAGTGTATGGGTTACCAAGACTCAAGTTCAAGAATACTACAGCTCAATCAGACTCGACGCCAAGGTATGTAACACTCTGTGTCGTCATACCAGAAGGTGGCTCA comes from the Henckelia pumila isolate YLH828 chromosome 1, ASM3356847v2, whole genome shotgun sequence genome and includes:
- the LOC140874066 gene encoding secreted RxLR effector protein 161-like; this encodes MEISRSKKGISVSQWKYMLDLLKKTGMLGCKPSKIPIELGHKDKLFEGEPVDKVSCQRLVGKLIYLSHTRPDIAFAVSLVSQYMHSPCQGHLDVVYRILRYLKQTPSNDLFFKKTNDRGVKTFTDVDWAGFIDDRKSTSGYCTSVWGNLVTWRSKKQSVVARSSAESEYRAMANGVCDLIWIRRVMKELNMEIEGPMVMYCDNKSTISIVHKPVHHDRTKHIEVDIDISSKKNWNKA